A genomic stretch from Deltaproteobacteria bacterium includes:
- a CDS encoding Fic family protein yields the protein MLLDEIDRLKSEIDKLRPFEGRGLDQLKAYYRIGLTYTSNALEGNSLTESETKVLLEDGLTVGGKPLRDIYEATGHAKAYDHMYTLLSNPTITAADVLALHRLFYHQIDSSQAGAYRQEPVIISGSQYPTVAPSKIKNAMSDFFDWLSRHESSLHPVTFAAEAHKRFVFIHPFIDGNGRVARLLMNLCLLRRGYTIAIIPPVLRASYIARLEEAHVDDGPFMKFIAERVLETQRDLLRLF from the coding sequence ATGCTGCTTGATGAGATCGATAGGCTAAAGTCTGAAATCGACAAACTGCGACCGTTTGAGGGCCGCGGCCTAGATCAGCTTAAGGCCTATTACCGCATCGGTCTCACGTATACGAGCAACGCTCTGGAAGGCAACTCTTTGACAGAGTCTGAGACCAAGGTGCTGCTCGAAGACGGGCTCACTGTCGGCGGCAAACCTCTGCGCGATATTTACGAAGCCACTGGGCACGCCAAAGCTTACGATCACATGTACACGCTGCTGAGTAACCCAACCATAACAGCAGCCGATGTCCTAGCTTTACACCGGCTGTTTTACCACCAGATCGATAGCAGTCAGGCCGGTGCCTACAGGCAAGAACCAGTCATCATCAGCGGGTCGCAATATCCCACTGTCGCTCCGAGCAAGATCAAAAACGCAATGAGCGACTTTTTTGATTGGCTTAGTCGCCACGAATCGTCCCTGCACCCGGTAACTTTTGCCGCCGAGGCACACAAACGATTTGTATTTATACACCCATTCATCGATGGTAACGGGCGCGTTGCGCGCCTTCTGATGAATCTTTGCCTCCTCCGTCGCGGATATACGATCGCTATTATTCCGCCGGTTCTCCGTGCGTCCTACATTGCACGCCTAGAAGAGGCCCATGTTGATGATGGGCCGTTCATGAAATTCATTGCTGAGCGCGTTTTAGAGACGCAGCGAGACTTGCTGCGCCTCTTTTAG
- the purB gene encoding adenylosuccinate lyase: protein MSGGTGAASFDNLWAISPLDGRYGGQLSGLGRFVSEGALIRYRAQVEVQWVLHLAVLPETQKYLELSPACAAVLRELATSKADDWQRLVKEIERTTNHDVKAVEYYLQERLKAAGATNKTLAFIHFACTSEDINNLAYALMLRDLREHRILPLLQEILQDLAAKAAEYAALPMLARTHGQTATPTTLGKELAVFGHRLQRQMIFLNALQIDGKINGAVGNYNAHVAAFPELDWPRVARSFVEERLGLSFNPLTTQIENHDSLVEFAGVLAHINTLLIGLSRDIWSYVSIGYFKQRVKAGEVGSSTMPHKVNPIDFENAEGNFGIANAIARHFADKLPISRWQRDLSDSTVLRAIGELVGHSELGWRSLLRGLGKIIAAPAAIERDLGEAWEVLAEPVQTVMRRHGVVDAYERLKAATRGKAVTRETLLAVIADCQELPAEVKKQLSAMTPTGYTGLAEKLARDFATSVTQ, encoded by the coding sequence ATGAGCGGCGGAACGGGAGCGGCAAGTTTTGATAACCTATGGGCCATTTCACCCCTGGACGGCCGCTACGGCGGGCAACTAAGCGGGCTTGGGCGCTTCGTCAGCGAGGGGGCTCTGATCCGCTACCGGGCGCAGGTCGAGGTGCAGTGGGTGCTCCATCTCGCAGTACTTCCCGAGACGCAGAAGTACTTAGAACTGAGCCCCGCCTGTGCCGCAGTCCTACGTGAGCTGGCAACATCCAAGGCGGACGATTGGCAACGTCTCGTCAAAGAGATCGAACGCACCACCAACCACGACGTCAAGGCCGTCGAGTACTATCTGCAAGAGCGGCTGAAAGCTGCCGGTGCAACCAATAAGACTCTGGCGTTCATCCACTTTGCCTGCACCTCTGAGGATATCAACAACCTGGCCTACGCCCTGATGCTTCGCGATTTGCGCGAGCATCGGATCTTGCCCCTGCTGCAGGAGATCTTGCAGGACCTCGCAGCCAAGGCGGCTGAGTACGCTGCCTTGCCGATGTTGGCTCGAACGCACGGGCAGACGGCGACGCCTACCACGCTAGGTAAAGAGTTGGCGGTGTTTGGCCACCGCCTTCAGCGGCAGATGATCTTTCTCAACGCCCTGCAGATCGACGGCAAGATCAACGGCGCGGTCGGCAACTACAACGCGCATGTGGCCGCTTTCCCCGAACTCGACTGGCCGCGTGTGGCGCGGTCCTTTGTCGAGGAGCGGCTTGGTCTTAGTTTTAACCCACTGACGACGCAGATTGAAAATCACGATTCTCTTGTCGAGTTCGCGGGCGTGCTGGCTCACATCAATACGCTACTGATCGGACTAAGCCGTGACATTTGGTCCTACGTGTCGATAGGCTACTTCAAACAGCGGGTCAAAGCGGGTGAGGTCGGCTCGAGCACGATGCCGCACAAGGTCAACCCCATCGACTTTGAGAACGCCGAGGGCAACTTTGGTATCGCCAATGCCATAGCCCGCCACTTTGCCGACAAGTTACCGATCTCGCGCTGGCAGCGCGATCTGAGTGACTCGACCGTGCTGCGGGCGATCGGGGAACTTGTGGGCCACAGCGAGCTTGGCTGGCGGTCGCTGCTGCGCGGCCTCGGCAAGATCATTGCGGCACCCGCGGCTATTGAGCGCGATCTTGGCGAAGCCTGGGAGGTCCTTGCCGAGCCGGTGCAGACCGTGATGCGGCGCCACGGCGTGGTCGATGCTTACGAGCGGCTCAAGGCTGCGACCCGCGGCAAGGCCGTGACGCGTGAGACGTTGCTTGCCGTAATTGCGGACTGTCAGGAGTTGCCGGCAGAGGTGAAGAAGCAGTTATCAGCCATGACTCCGACTGGCTATACTGGACTGGCGGAGAAGCTGGCGCGCGACTTCGCGACGTCAGTCACCCAGTAA
- the lpxD gene encoding UDP-3-O-(3-hydroxymyristoyl)glucosamine N-acyltransferase — MLLSELAKYLGAELIPPPATAGGWDLEVRGVEPIATARPGSVTFIASEDFAQYLGSTAASAVIVGKARPEVKGAQLVHKNPYWAFARTAQVFYPPKKETPGRAPTAHIDPAAEIDATATVYPFAYVAAGTKIGPRVVLYPGVYVGERVVIGEDTVVKANAVIEADVQIGKRVLIHAGTVIGADGFGFAPGADGHAKIPQIGGVIINDDVEIGALSTVDRGALEHTVVGRGTKMDDHTHMAHGTSTGEHCIMCAYAALAGSAHLGNWVVIGGHTGVTNKVRLADKVQVGACSGVTKDLDEEGVYIGFPAQPAGEWRRQIARARRFTSLEDRIKSLEATIAAMTKANEAP; from the coding sequence ATGCTGCTCAGTGAGTTGGCTAAATATTTAGGCGCAGAACTAATTCCTCCACCGGCGACGGCGGGGGGTTGGGATCTCGAGGTCCGTGGTGTTGAACCCATTGCGACGGCGCGGCCGGGCAGTGTGACCTTCATCGCCAGCGAAGACTTCGCCCAGTATCTCGGTAGCACTGCGGCAAGCGCCGTGATCGTCGGCAAGGCGCGGCCCGAGGTCAAAGGAGCGCAGCTGGTACACAAGAATCCCTACTGGGCGTTCGCTCGCACGGCCCAGGTGTTTTATCCCCCCAAGAAAGAAACGCCGGGACGCGCGCCGACGGCGCATATTGATCCCGCAGCTGAGATCGACGCCACCGCTACGGTTTACCCCTTTGCCTACGTCGCCGCCGGTACCAAGATTGGGCCGCGCGTGGTGCTCTACCCTGGGGTCTATGTTGGCGAGCGGGTTGTGATCGGCGAGGACACGGTGGTCAAGGCCAATGCCGTGATCGAGGCCGACGTACAAATCGGTAAACGCGTTCTGATTCATGCCGGCACGGTGATCGGTGCTGATGGTTTTGGCTTCGCTCCTGGTGCAGACGGTCACGCCAAGATTCCGCAGATTGGTGGCGTCATCATCAATGACGATGTTGAGATTGGTGCCTTGTCGACGGTCGACCGCGGTGCTCTCGAGCACACGGTCGTCGGGCGCGGGACCAAGATGGATGATCACACCCATATGGCGCACGGGACCTCAACAGGCGAGCATTGCATTATGTGCGCTTATGCGGCCCTGGCCGGATCTGCGCACCTCGGCAACTGGGTGGTCATCGGTGGCCATACCGGTGTCACCAACAAGGTCCGGCTGGCTGACAAAGTCCAGGTCGGAGCCTGCTCGGGTGTGACCAAGGATCTCGATGAAGAAGGGGTTTACATCGGCTTTCCTGCCCAACCTGCTGGTGAGTGGCGACGACAAATTGCCCGCGCTCGCCGATTCACCTCGTTGGAGGATAGAATAAAGAGCTTGGAAGCCACCATTGCAGCAATGACTAAAGCCAACGAGGCGCCATGA
- a CDS encoding adenylosuccinate synthase gives MNALAQPGNQKAINTSTTVLIGAQWGDEGKGKWIDSLAAEAELVVRYQGGNNAGHTLYVNGKKIVLHQLPSGIFHDGQVSALAAGVVVNPAQLVIEMERAAEFGVTLHPSRLWLSGRAHVITPWHIYLDEQRESRSHGAIGTTKRGIGPTYSDKASRSGLRLGHFVNETSRKRWLQQMRELHPEFTKVLHDRHEAWVAFEAAATRLAPFVTDAEAKIRTAVAAGKKVLLEGAQGALLDIDHGTYPFVTSSTTGSAGACQSIGLAPRHIGACIGIAKGYVTRVGAGPFPTELHDEVGKSLAAKGQEFGATTGRPRRVGWLDAVALRYVVDVNGLSGVILNKMDILTGLKEVKIAVAYRHPTEGELTTMPWDTEVLEQCQPVYVTLPGWSEEIPRSGKIADLPAAARQFVAEVERHIGAPVMMVGTGPNRGDALYR, from the coding sequence ATGAACGCACTAGCCCAGCCCGGTAACCAAAAGGCCATCAACACGTCCACCACCGTCCTCATCGGCGCCCAGTGGGGCGACGAAGGCAAGGGTAAATGGATCGACTCCCTGGCAGCTGAGGCAGAGCTAGTCGTGCGCTATCAGGGCGGCAACAACGCCGGCCATACTCTCTACGTTAACGGCAAAAAAATTGTGCTGCATCAGCTGCCCAGCGGCATCTTCCATGACGGCCAGGTCAGTGCCCTAGCGGCTGGCGTCGTCGTCAATCCGGCGCAGCTGGTGATTGAGATGGAACGGGCGGCAGAATTTGGCGTGACGCTGCACCCGAGCCGTCTCTGGCTTTCGGGCCGCGCCCATGTCATCACACCTTGGCATATCTACCTAGACGAGCAGCGCGAAAGCCGTAGCCACGGGGCGATTGGCACCACTAAGCGCGGCATTGGCCCGACATACTCAGACAAGGCCTCGCGTTCTGGTCTGCGCCTAGGTCACTTTGTGAACGAGACGAGTCGCAAGCGTTGGCTGCAGCAGATGCGCGAGCTGCATCCCGAATTCACGAAGGTCCTGCATGACCGCCATGAGGCCTGGGTGGCATTTGAGGCGGCAGCTACAAGGCTGGCTCCCTTTGTCACCGATGCAGAGGCCAAGATTCGCACTGCCGTTGCGGCAGGTAAAAAAGTGCTGCTCGAGGGCGCTCAGGGCGCGCTGCTCGATATCGACCACGGTACCTACCCTTTCGTCACCAGCAGCACGACGGGATCGGCAGGCGCTTGCCAGAGCATCGGCCTGGCTCCGCGGCATATCGGTGCTTGCATCGGCATTGCTAAGGGCTACGTCACCCGAGTCGGTGCGGGCCCATTCCCGACCGAGCTTCATGACGAAGTCGGCAAGTCCCTCGCCGCCAAGGGGCAGGAGTTTGGTGCGACGACGGGCCGACCACGGCGCGTTGGTTGGCTAGATGCCGTGGCGCTGCGTTACGTCGTCGACGTCAATGGTCTAAGCGGTGTCATCCTCAACAAAATGGACATCCTGACTGGCCTCAAAGAGGTCAAGATCGCTGTTGCCTACCGTCACCCCACCGAGGGCGAGCTCACCACCATGCCGTGGGATACCGAAGTGCTGGAGCAGTGCCAGCCCGTCTACGTAACACTACCGGGCTGGAGCGAGGAGATCCCACGCAGCGGCAAGATCGCTGATCTACCTGCGGCGGCGCGTCAGTTCGTGGCCGAGGTGGAGCGCCACATCGGCGCACCGGTGATGATGGTCGGCACGGGACCGAATCGTGGTGATGCCCTTTATCGCTGA
- a CDS encoding MFS transporter has product MSTNRADIVDINFSKCVRAGTLPESRTGLSLAAAGLSPTAACDLFESQVMSRHLDLTARLLKTRGESFYTIGSSGHEGNAVFGMTFKLTDMAFLHYRSGALFLQRQKQLAGSTPIWDMLLSLAASAEDPISGGRHKVFGSLPLLVPPQTSTIASHLPKAVGMALSIRRAQDLGLESTVPHDAVVLCNFGDASHNHATALSAFNAASWAAYQNVPVPIVFICEDNGIGISVATPGGWLSTVAASKPAMRYVQCDGRDLASTYEAAMAVVDYTRRTRRPAFLHMQTVRLLGHAGSDMEQQYLSNAQIERAESDDPLLHSASLLIREGVLSADEVLHLYESVRARVNRAAEHAIVRPKLLTSPEVMASVIPPVRQEALPPLPTEAERQKLFGSDWRYMDKPQHMAKLLNWALADVLLRYKNTVVFGEDVAQKGGVYNVTNGLHQKFGPRRVFNSLLDETSILGTAIGMAHNGFLPIPEIQFLAYVHNAEDQLRGEASTLSFFSEGRFTNPMVVRVAGLAYQKGFGGHFHNDNSLAVFRDLPGVIIACPATPDDAAMMLRSAVRAAYLEQRVVVFVEPIALYMTKDLVTANDGGWLARYPEPEREIPVGEFGVYGESKKLAIITYGNGTYLSRQAVHELETKHKLKAKIIDLRWLAPLNAEAIAAAVEDVKAVLIVDECRRTGSQSEALVTLLVEHMKKLPRIRRVTAEDCFIPLGRAATVLLPSKEAIVAAALEISA; this is encoded by the coding sequence ATGAGCACTAATCGTGCCGACATCGTCGATATAAACTTCAGTAAATGTGTCCGCGCTGGCACCTTGCCCGAGTCGCGCACGGGACTCAGCCTCGCAGCTGCAGGCCTATCGCCGACGGCGGCTTGCGACCTTTTCGAATCGCAGGTGATGAGTCGTCATCTCGACCTGACGGCGCGCCTGCTGAAGACCCGCGGCGAAAGCTTTTATACGATTGGTAGCTCGGGACACGAGGGTAACGCCGTTTTTGGCATGACCTTCAAGCTGACCGACATGGCGTTCCTGCACTACCGCAGCGGCGCTCTATTTCTTCAGCGGCAAAAGCAGCTCGCCGGCTCGACGCCGATTTGGGACATGCTGCTCTCGCTCGCCGCCTCGGCCGAGGATCCGATCTCGGGTGGGCGGCATAAAGTATTTGGCAGTCTGCCACTCTTAGTACCGCCGCAGACTAGCACCATCGCTTCGCACTTGCCCAAGGCAGTGGGCATGGCGCTGTCGATTCGCCGGGCGCAAGACTTAGGACTTGAGAGCACGGTGCCGCACGACGCCGTCGTGCTCTGCAACTTTGGCGATGCCTCGCATAATCATGCGACGGCGCTCAGCGCTTTTAACGCGGCCTCGTGGGCAGCCTACCAGAACGTGCCGGTACCGATCGTGTTTATTTGCGAGGACAACGGCATCGGCATATCGGTGGCGACACCTGGGGGCTGGCTCTCGACTGTGGCAGCTAGCAAACCAGCCATGCGCTATGTGCAGTGCGACGGCCGCGATCTGGCATCGACCTACGAAGCCGCCATGGCCGTGGTGGACTATACGCGGCGCACACGGCGGCCTGCGTTCCTTCATATGCAAACGGTGCGGCTCCTCGGCCATGCTGGATCGGATATGGAGCAGCAGTACCTTAGCAACGCGCAGATAGAGCGGGCTGAGAGCGATGATCCCTTGCTGCACTCAGCGAGTCTGCTGATCCGCGAGGGTGTACTCAGTGCGGACGAAGTGCTGCATCTTTATGAATCGGTACGCGCTCGCGTCAATCGCGCGGCCGAGCATGCTATCGTGCGGCCCAAACTGCTCACCTCGCCCGAGGTGATGGCCAGCGTCATCCCGCCAGTACGTCAGGAGGCGCTGCCACCGCTACCGACTGAGGCTGAGCGGCAAAAGCTATTTGGCAGCGATTGGCGTTACATGGATAAGCCGCAGCATATGGCCAAGCTCCTTAACTGGGCTCTGGCGGATGTTTTGTTGCGCTATAAAAATACTGTGGTTTTTGGCGAAGACGTCGCGCAAAAGGGCGGCGTTTACAATGTCACCAACGGTCTCCATCAGAAGTTTGGCCCGCGCCGGGTGTTCAACTCGCTACTCGACGAGACGAGTATCCTGGGTACTGCCATCGGCATGGCGCACAATGGATTTTTGCCCATACCGGAGATTCAGTTCCTGGCCTACGTGCACAATGCTGAGGATCAGCTACGCGGCGAGGCCTCGACTTTGTCCTTTTTCTCCGAGGGGCGCTTCACCAACCCCATGGTCGTCCGGGTGGCGGGTCTGGCTTATCAGAAAGGCTTTGGTGGTCACTTCCACAACGATAATTCGCTGGCTGTGTTCCGCGACCTGCCGGGCGTCATCATAGCCTGTCCTGCGACTCCAGATGATGCCGCGATGATGCTGCGTAGTGCCGTCAGGGCGGCCTACTTGGAGCAACGTGTGGTGGTCTTCGTCGAGCCCATTGCGCTCTACATGACCAAGGACCTCGTCACCGCAAATGATGGCGGCTGGTTGGCGCGCTATCCGGAGCCTGAGCGTGAGATCCCAGTCGGTGAATTTGGTGTCTACGGCGAGAGCAAAAAACTAGCCATCATCACCTACGGCAACGGTACCTATCTATCGCGCCAGGCCGTGCACGAGCTCGAGACTAAACATAAGCTCAAGGCTAAGATTATTGACCTGAGGTGGCTAGCTCCGCTCAATGCTGAGGCCATTGCCGCAGCGGTGGAAGATGTCAAAGCCGTCTTGATCGTGGACGAATGCCGGCGCACCGGTTCCCAAAGCGAAGCTCTGGTGACGCTGCTCGTGGAGCACATGAAGAAGCTGCCGCGGATCCGCCGCGTCACGGCGGAAGACTGTTTCATCCCACTCGGCCGCGCGGCGACGGTGCTACTGCCGAGCAAGGAGGCCATCGTGGCGGCTGCTTTGGAGATTTCCGCTTAG
- a CDS encoding ATP-binding protein codes for MQKTCQRQASYLLRLLAILDKVLSEDIPDLFGLERTKIPSLRRLLWIIYSSPPFKPNIEGLSRDLGLAKESVYFYLECLEKAGLLKSYKANKSGAKHARKPAKLYPANTNLLAAIVSQASLDFDPGMVREVFFQAAISEVLKVHTHLTADFLVESKLVFEVGGPGKDLRQVEHAKTEGFLALDGIEVGSGKRIPLYLFGFLY; via the coding sequence GTGCAGAAAACGTGCCAGCGGCAGGCGAGTTACCTACTGCGTTTGCTCGCGATTCTGGACAAGGTCTTGTCCGAGGACATACCAGATCTGTTTGGTTTAGAGCGCACCAAGATACCGTCGCTGCGTCGGTTATTGTGGATCATTTACTCATCGCCACCTTTCAAGCCGAACATTGAAGGTCTTAGTCGGGATCTTGGGCTGGCAAAGGAATCTGTCTATTTTTATCTGGAGTGTTTAGAAAAGGCAGGCCTGCTGAAATCCTACAAAGCCAATAAGTCTGGTGCCAAGCATGCACGCAAGCCAGCCAAATTATATCCGGCCAACACCAATCTTCTTGCCGCAATTGTCAGTCAAGCTAGTTTAGATTTCGATCCCGGCATGGTTCGAGAAGTCTTTTTTCAAGCAGCGATTTCTGAGGTACTCAAGGTACACACGCATCTCACAGCAGATTTTTTAGTTGAATCTAAATTGGTATTCGAAGTTGGTGGTCCGGGTAAAGACCTGCGCCAAGTAGAACATGCAAAAACCGAAGGTTTTTTGGCGCTCGATGGGATCGAAGTAGGCTCTGGTAAACGGATTCCTCTTTATTTATTCGGATTTTTGTATTGA